A single window of Solea solea chromosome 9, fSolSol10.1, whole genome shotgun sequence DNA harbors:
- the fgf22 gene encoding fibroblast growth factor 22, with amino-acid sequence MCRWTPSVDHLCPEPALGTTTATASARQLLPLPSAASLCLACFTVLLVTAGTTTGACPPGVGHEPLQVLASVTNCSWTLERHTRSYNHLEGDVRLRRLYSANKFFLCIDKTGKVDGTRRKNYVDSLMEIRSVSVGVVAIKSVSTGLYLAMSKKGTLFGSVKYNPSCKFKERIEENGYNTYASLRWKHGGRQMFVSLNGRGKPRRGHKARRRHPSTHFLPMLPS; translated from the exons ATGTGCAGATGGACGCCATCCGTGGATCATCTCTGTCCTGAACCTGCCCTTGGCACCACCACTGCTACAGCCTCCGCCAGGCAACTTCTCCCTCTGCCTAGTGCAGCTTCCCTGTGCCTGGCATGCTTCACTGTGCTCCTGGTCACCGCTGGCACTACCACAGGGGCCTGTCCTCCTGGCGTAGGGCATGAACCCCTTCAGGTGCTCGCCAGTGTCACCAACTGTTCGTGGACATTGGAAAGGCACACTCGCAGTTATAATCACCTTGAGGGTGATGTCCGACTACGGCGGCTTTACTCTGCCAACAAGTTTTTCCTGTGCATTGACAAAACGGGCAAGGTGGATGGCACTCGGCGGAAAAACTACGTCGACA GTCTGATGGAAATCCGATCTGTCAGTGTGGGAGTTGTTGCTATCAAATCTGTCAGCACTGGGCTCTACTTAGCCATGTCCAAGAAAGGCACACTCTTTGGATCG GTGAAGTACAACCCGAGCTGTAAGTTCAAGGAGCGCATTGAGGAGAACGGCTACAACACATATGCCTCCCTCAGGTGGAAACATGGCGGCagacaaatgtttgtttcactgaatGGACGTGGGAAGCCACGGCGAGGACACAAGGCTCGACGAAGACACCCATCCACTCATTTCCTGCCTATGCTCCCATCCTAG